Proteins encoded in a region of the Armatimonadota bacterium genome:
- a CDS encoding glutamine synthetase → MVSDPLRRSIDSLGASLTDGPYKPTKPLRHFLEIPYEELEELNLEAKAKQLARTPAETLQNHYLKYLGDTKEIKAVTVCFTDIEGRFHTLDYDKKFLLKSHDNLTFDGSSIRGFSVVNESDLRLGIDWGSFRWLPSDIFGPGKVVVFGLILDKDGSPYPSDMRGRLKELGDELAKKKMTANVAVECEGFLFAGLNAEQEYNSRDGFAPVHSGGYFNSLPNDPLKLFIDRLAECQRALGFENEKDHPEVAPSQFELNYSYTEALIAADQLQLYKLTARQVAANMGCTASFLPKPIAGINGSGMHTNISISKDGDNLMYDSKGEDNLSKFGWDFIDRLLNSANDICLVLNPSVNAYRRLDPHFEAPNQIKSSAVDRTSMVRIPLGNKKSARIEVRTVAPDANPYMAFYTLVKTGLEGPMTEKISSEERRTRTRYLPGNIYDAIRHYKGSGFVAQILGEETKEKFMERKELVAERSPKELGSLIKTTEILFHHEVTNQYLWSRF, encoded by the coding sequence ATGGTCTCCGATCCGTTGCGCCGCTCGATCGATTCTCTCGGTGCGTCTCTCACCGACGGCCCCTACAAGCCGACAAAACCCCTCCGTCATTTTCTTGAGATCCCGTACGAGGAGCTTGAGGAGCTCAATCTGGAGGCCAAGGCCAAACAGTTGGCGCGCACGCCGGCGGAGACGCTCCAGAACCACTACTTGAAGTATTTGGGGGACACGAAGGAGATCAAGGCCGTCACGGTCTGCTTTACGGACATCGAGGGCCGGTTCCACACGCTCGACTACGACAAAAAGTTCCTCCTCAAGAGCCACGACAACCTGACCTTCGACGGCTCGTCCATCCGCGGTTTCAGCGTCGTCAACGAGTCCGACCTTCGTCTCGGGATCGATTGGGGCAGCTTCCGCTGGCTCCCGAGCGACATTTTCGGCCCGGGCAAGGTCGTGGTCTTCGGTTTGATCCTCGATAAGGACGGCTCACCCTATCCGAGCGACATGCGCGGCCGTCTCAAGGAGTTGGGAGACGAGTTGGCGAAGAAGAAGATGACGGCCAACGTCGCGGTCGAATGCGAGGGATTCCTCTTCGCCGGCCTCAACGCCGAACAAGAGTACAACAGTCGCGACGGCTTCGCACCCGTCCACAGCGGCGGGTATTTCAACAGCCTTCCCAACGACCCGCTCAAGCTCTTCATCGACCGTCTCGCGGAGTGTCAGCGCGCCCTAGGGTTCGAGAACGAAAAAGACCACCCCGAAGTCGCCCCGTCTCAGTTCGAACTGAACTACTCCTATACCGAAGCGCTGATCGCGGCCGACCAGCTCCAACTTTACAAGCTGACCGCGCGCCAAGTCGCGGCGAACATGGGGTGCACGGCGAGTTTCTTGCCCAAGCCGATCGCGGGGATCAACGGGAGCGGGATGCACACGAACATCTCGATCAGCAAGGACGGCGACAACCTGATGTACGACTCCAAGGGCGAGGACAACCTTTCCAAGTTCGGTTGGGACTTCATCGACCGCCTCCTGAACAGCGCGAACGACATCTGTCTGGTGCTGAACCCTTCCGTCAACGCGTACCGAAGATTGGACCCGCACTTCGAGGCTCCCAACCAGATCAAGTCCTCGGCCGTCGACCGCACGTCGATGGTCCGCATCCCGCTCGGGAACAAGAAGTCGGCGCGTATCGAAGTCCGGACCGTCGCTCCGGACGCGAACCCGTACATGGCGTTCTATACGCTCGTCAAGACAGGGCTGGAAGGGCCGATGACGGAGAAGATCTCGAGCGAAGAGCGCAGGACGCGCACGCGCTACCTTCCTGGCAACATCTACGATGCGATCCGGCACTACAAGGGGTCGGGTTTCGTGGCCCAGATCTTGGGCGAAGAGACCAAAGAGAAGTTCATGGAGCGAAAGGAACTCGTCGCCGAGCGGTCTCCGAAGGAACTCGGCTCGCTGATCAAGACGACGGAGATCCTGTTCCACCACGAAGTGACGAACCAGTACCTTTGGTCGCGGTTCTAA
- a CDS encoding four-helix bundle copper-binding protein encodes MAVAQELDRCIDLCTRCAQECHECADECRDMEGMEDCVRACDLCASTCETCVSTMRSGSNAMCADCARECDACAAECRRHGHEACQRCADMCGECADQCRRSMAA; translated from the coding sequence ATGGCCGTCGCCCAAGAACTCGACCGATGTATCGATCTTTGCACCCGGTGCGCCCAGGAGTGCCACGAGTGTGCCGACGAATGCAGGGACATGGAGGGCATGGAAGACTGCGTCCGAGCCTGCGACCTCTGCGCTTCGACCTGCGAAACGTGCGTATCGACGATGCGCTCCGGCTCCAATGCCATGTGCGCGGATTGTGCCCGCGAGTGCGACGCCTGCGCCGCCGAGTGCCGTCGCCATGGGCACGAGGCTTGCCAAAGGTGCGCGGACATGTGCGGAGAATGTGCGGACCAGTGCCGCAGGTCAATGGCCGCCTAG
- a CDS encoding photosynthetic reaction center cytochrome c subunit: MLKALVLALGALPFVAAFQDGAKPAQEQTAEQVYKNIVVFKGVPAKDLIPAMEFMSASMKMECTGCHEADFSTETRMKEKAREMVLLQRDINDKHFRGRLEVTCMTCHNGHEHPATVPVPEGVSLRHVGGGTGDKAEDLFKKHSDAVGKVPKQLTFKGTMTAPLGERHAETKTPIELVQAEGGKFALTMSIGKSGSDGKQVWKDGAVLTDEPAAIFGRLGRSWRGAGAFDGYTRTTVVGYETVGDVETVVVRGTRPGMPSTEELYFDTKSGLLVRMVNITRSSIGAVISVYDYSGYKAVDGVQVPMKITATWAAGDKWVMEYESAKTSEKVDDKLFAPGK, encoded by the coding sequence ATGTTGAAAGCCCTCGTCCTTGCTTTAGGGGCCCTGCCCTTCGTCGCCGCGTTCCAAGACGGGGCCAAGCCCGCTCAAGAGCAGACCGCCGAGCAGGTCTACAAGAACATCGTCGTGTTCAAGGGTGTCCCCGCCAAAGACCTGATCCCTGCCATGGAGTTCATGTCCGCTTCGATGAAGATGGAGTGTACGGGCTGCCACGAAGCCGACTTTTCGACCGAGACCCGGATGAAAGAAAAGGCGCGGGAGATGGTGCTTCTCCAGCGCGACATCAACGACAAGCATTTCCGGGGAAGACTCGAGGTCACGTGTATGACCTGCCACAACGGCCACGAGCATCCGGCCACGGTGCCGGTCCCTGAGGGCGTCTCCCTGCGTCACGTGGGTGGAGGGACGGGCGACAAGGCCGAAGACCTCTTCAAAAAGCACAGCGATGCGGTCGGAAAGGTGCCGAAGCAGTTGACGTTCAAAGGGACGATGACGGCCCCGCTCGGCGAACGCCATGCCGAGACGAAGACGCCGATCGAGCTTGTGCAAGCTGAAGGCGGGAAATTCGCTTTGACGATGTCGATCGGTAAGTCCGGGTCGGACGGAAAGCAAGTGTGGAAGGACGGCGCCGTTCTCACCGATGAGCCGGCTGCGATCTTCGGCAGGCTGGGCCGCTCGTGGCGCGGGGCCGGAGCGTTCGACGGCTACACCCGCACGACCGTCGTCGGCTATGAGACGGTCGGCGACGTCGAGACCGTGGTCGTCCGTGGGACGCGCCCAGGAATGCCTTCGACCGAGGAGCTCTACTTCGATACGAAGTCGGGTCTCTTGGTGCGGATGGTGAACATCACGCGAAGCTCGATCGGAGCCGTGATTTCGGTCTACGACTACTCGGGTTATAAGGCGGTCGACGGAGTGCAAGTCCCGATGAAAATCACGGCCACGTGGGCCGCGGGCGACAAGTGGGTCATGGAGTACGAATCGGCGAAGACGTCGGAGAAAGTCGACGACAAACTCTTCGCTCCAGGGAAGTGA